A portion of the Toxotes jaculatrix isolate fToxJac2 chromosome 16, fToxJac2.pri, whole genome shotgun sequence genome contains these proteins:
- the fktn gene encoding fukutin isoform X1, with translation MPRVNRTVVLALLIVSSSVFLLFQLYYYRKYVSKSGPHVLSQTGHLTATDVQWQTVKKFLALAQRFRLPMFLADTAVLTLLSQDAVRQRDRQAREPHCSFLCTGRPITSFALHANLWKYDPGFLLAAQQKGFELMELWGEDPRLSSLDTLSGEEVPLHFLFRLQGYIIQVVFLYERSGNYLWHGAIRLRTNMDRSFAPFKLLDYGRHAGAYDRPELVLTVLDGLDVQVPRNVSRFLSEQRHARFLECRYRDAHNFLQLYPDDSSPAALEFRRKTKSLLHVAARTLAHLDIPFWLSSGTCLGWFRQCSIISYSHDVDIGIFIEDFRWDIVAAFGDAGLSLKHKFGKVGDSLELSFLRDDVKLDVFFFYKDGDVVWNGGTQAKTGRKFKYVFPRFSLCWAELLEVKVRVPCETLDYVTANYGSSWSIPVRSWDWKSSPSNVQENGAWPLAEWAELIQVY, from the exons ATGCCTCGTGTGAACCGGACGGTCGTTTTGGCGCTGCTGATCGTTAGCAGCTCCGTGTTTCTGCTGTTCCAGCTGTATTACTACCGGAAGTACGTCAGCAAG TCTGGTCCTCACGTCCTGAGCCAAACAGGTCACCTGACCGCCACCGATGTCCAATGG cAGACGGTAAAGAAGTTCCTGGCATTAGCGCAGCGTTTCAGGCTGCCCATGTTTCTCGCCGACACCGCAGTTCTCACATTGCTCTCCCAGGATGCCGTGCGGCAGCGTGACCGGCAGGCGCGTGAACCGCACTGCAGTTTCCTGTGCACCGGCCGGCCAATCACGTCGTTTGCGCTGCATGCCAATCTGTGGAAGTACGAT cccGGCTTCCTATTGGCTGCTCAGCAGAAAGGCTTCGAGCTGATGGAGCTGTGGGGAGAGGACCCACGATTGTCCAGTCTGGACACTCTATCAGGAGAGGAGGTCCCCCTGCACTTCCTGTTCCGCCTACAAGGATATATCATCCAG GTGGTGTTCCTGTACGAGCGGAGCGGGAACTACCTGTGGCACGGAGCGATACGCCTCCGAACAAACATGGACCGAAGCTTCGCTCCCTTCAAACTGCTCGACTACGGACGTCACGCCGGAGCTTATGACAG GCCAGAGCTGGTCCTGACTGTCCTGGATGGCCTGGACGTTCAAGTCCCACGCAATGTTTCTCGCTTCCTGTCCGAGCAGCGACATGCCCGCTTCCTGGAGTGCCGTTACCGTGACGCCCACAATTTCCTACAG CTCTACCCCGACGACTCGTCGCCAGCAGCTCTGGAGTTTCGCAGGAAAACAAAGTCACTGCTTCATGTAGCCGCTCGAACACTCGCTCACCTCGACATTCCCTTCTGGCTCAGCAGCGGCACCTGTCTGG GCTGGTTCAGGCAGTGCAGTATTATCTCATACAGTCACGATGTGGATATCGGGATTTTTATCGAAGACTTCAGATGGGACATCGTTGCAGCGTTCGGAGATGCCGGCCTTTCACTCAAACACAAGTTTGGAAAG gTGGGGGACAGTCTTGAGCTGTCGTTTTTGAGGGATGACGTCAAACTGGacgttttctttttctataaAGATGGAGACGTCGTGTGGAACGGAGGAACACAAGCAAAGACCGGCAGGAAGTtcaa gtACGTCTTCCCTCGTTTCTCGCTTTGCTGGGCGGAGCTTCTTGAGGTGAAAGTTCGCGTTCCGTGCGAAACGCTGGACTACGTGACGGCGAATTACGGTTCCTCCTGGAGCATCCCGGTGAGGAGCTGGGACTGGAAGTCGTCGCCTAGCAACGTGCAAGAAAATGGAGCATGGCCACTGGCGGAGTGGGCGGAGCTTATTCAAGTTTACTGA
- the fktn gene encoding fukutin isoform X2, with protein sequence MPRVNRTVVLALLIVSSSVFLLFQLYYYRKYVSKSGPHVLSQTGHLTATDVQWTVKKFLALAQRFRLPMFLADTAVLTLLSQDAVRQRDRQAREPHCSFLCTGRPITSFALHANLWKYDPGFLLAAQQKGFELMELWGEDPRLSSLDTLSGEEVPLHFLFRLQGYIIQVVFLYERSGNYLWHGAIRLRTNMDRSFAPFKLLDYGRHAGAYDRPELVLTVLDGLDVQVPRNVSRFLSEQRHARFLECRYRDAHNFLQLYPDDSSPAALEFRRKTKSLLHVAARTLAHLDIPFWLSSGTCLGWFRQCSIISYSHDVDIGIFIEDFRWDIVAAFGDAGLSLKHKFGKVGDSLELSFLRDDVKLDVFFFYKDGDVVWNGGTQAKTGRKFKYVFPRFSLCWAELLEVKVRVPCETLDYVTANYGSSWSIPVRSWDWKSSPSNVQENGAWPLAEWAELIQVY encoded by the exons ATGCCTCGTGTGAACCGGACGGTCGTTTTGGCGCTGCTGATCGTTAGCAGCTCCGTGTTTCTGCTGTTCCAGCTGTATTACTACCGGAAGTACGTCAGCAAG TCTGGTCCTCACGTCCTGAGCCAAACAGGTCACCTGACCGCCACCGATGTCCAATGG ACGGTAAAGAAGTTCCTGGCATTAGCGCAGCGTTTCAGGCTGCCCATGTTTCTCGCCGACACCGCAGTTCTCACATTGCTCTCCCAGGATGCCGTGCGGCAGCGTGACCGGCAGGCGCGTGAACCGCACTGCAGTTTCCTGTGCACCGGCCGGCCAATCACGTCGTTTGCGCTGCATGCCAATCTGTGGAAGTACGAT cccGGCTTCCTATTGGCTGCTCAGCAGAAAGGCTTCGAGCTGATGGAGCTGTGGGGAGAGGACCCACGATTGTCCAGTCTGGACACTCTATCAGGAGAGGAGGTCCCCCTGCACTTCCTGTTCCGCCTACAAGGATATATCATCCAG GTGGTGTTCCTGTACGAGCGGAGCGGGAACTACCTGTGGCACGGAGCGATACGCCTCCGAACAAACATGGACCGAAGCTTCGCTCCCTTCAAACTGCTCGACTACGGACGTCACGCCGGAGCTTATGACAG GCCAGAGCTGGTCCTGACTGTCCTGGATGGCCTGGACGTTCAAGTCCCACGCAATGTTTCTCGCTTCCTGTCCGAGCAGCGACATGCCCGCTTCCTGGAGTGCCGTTACCGTGACGCCCACAATTTCCTACAG CTCTACCCCGACGACTCGTCGCCAGCAGCTCTGGAGTTTCGCAGGAAAACAAAGTCACTGCTTCATGTAGCCGCTCGAACACTCGCTCACCTCGACATTCCCTTCTGGCTCAGCAGCGGCACCTGTCTGG GCTGGTTCAGGCAGTGCAGTATTATCTCATACAGTCACGATGTGGATATCGGGATTTTTATCGAAGACTTCAGATGGGACATCGTTGCAGCGTTCGGAGATGCCGGCCTTTCACTCAAACACAAGTTTGGAAAG gTGGGGGACAGTCTTGAGCTGTCGTTTTTGAGGGATGACGTCAAACTGGacgttttctttttctataaAGATGGAGACGTCGTGTGGAACGGAGGAACACAAGCAAAGACCGGCAGGAAGTtcaa gtACGTCTTCCCTCGTTTCTCGCTTTGCTGGGCGGAGCTTCTTGAGGTGAAAGTTCGCGTTCCGTGCGAAACGCTGGACTACGTGACGGCGAATTACGGTTCCTCCTGGAGCATCCCGGTGAGGAGCTGGGACTGGAAGTCGTCGCCTAGCAACGTGCAAGAAAATGGAGCATGGCCACTGGCGGAGTGGGCGGAGCTTATTCAAGTTTACTGA